The following is a genomic window from Bacillus sp. FJAT-52991.
AAAAGCGGCATTTGAACTGGCTATTCGCGATGGAAAAGCACAGCAAGCAGATCTATTAATTGCCACTGATCCGGATGCAGACCGACTTGGCATTGCAGTGAAGGATTTGGATGGGGAATATATTTTATTAACTGGAAATCAAACAGGAGCTTTATTAATGGACTACATTCTGTCACAAAAAAAGGAGAAGGGACAACTGCCAGAGAATGGTCGTGTGTTCAAAACGATTGTGACATCAGAATTAGGTCGAATTGTAGCTGAATCATACGGGGTCTCTTGTGAAGATGTATTAACTGGTTTTAAATTTATCGGAGAAAAAATTGAAGCGTATCAACAAACGGGTGAATATCAATTTTTATTTGGCTACGAAGAAAGTTACGGTTATTTAGTTGCCGATTTTGCTCGCGATAAAGATGCGATTCAAGCTGCTATTGTAGCAGTAGAAGCTTGTGCCTATTATAAAAAACAAGGGAAAACATTATACGAGGTTTTACTCGATCTTTATGACTGTCATGGATATTATCGTGAAGGGTTAACATCTCTTACATTAAAAGGGATTGAAGGAGCGAACAAAATACAAGCGATCTTATCCTCATTCCGGGAGCAACCACCTAAAGAAATTGCCGGAAGAAGTGTAACGATCGTGGAGGATTATTTAACGAGTGTGAAGACCGATGTACAAACGAATCAGGAATCTGTCATTGAGTTGCCGGCTTCAAATGTGTTGAAATATTTCTTAGATGACCAAACATGGGTATGCATGCGTCCTTCTGGAACAGAACCGAAAATCAAATTTTATTTCGGAGTCGTCAGTGATACTTTAGAAAGCAGTGATCAAAAGCTTCAAGAAGTAGAGCAGATGGTCATGGAAGAAATCAATCAAATGCTATAAAAATAAGGCGACTTTCTTTGGAAAGCCGCCTTTCTGGTGGAATTCTTTACGCGTTCAATGAATTGGCGTGCTCGATATAATGGAACAATGTATAAAAAGTTTGTTCCACTTTAGAATAAGAATTAGGGAACCTGCGGGCATGGAGAAAATGCTCAATTTTCTTTGACAGCAGATGGTCATTTGTTCTAACCATTAAAATGATTAAATTGTTCCAATCGGACCGATGGACATAATGTAAGGCTCGGTCGTAATCCGTGTATTCCATATCAAGTCCCTCCTTGTAAGAGGAATTGATTATATTATATGTTTGTTCATCGAAAGTTCTCTCTGCAAATAATGGGTACACTGTCATTGTGAAAAAAGGTTGCCGATTAACAAGAATTATGTATAATAATCGGAGTGGCCATTTCAAGAAAATCGAAATGAATTTCTATTTATTAAGGTCATAATTTTTTGACAATAAGATATCAAACAATTCTTATCGCGAGAGACTGAGGGACTGGCCCTAAGACGTCTCGGCAGCGGACTCTAAAGATTGGAGTGCTGTGCCAAATCCAGCAAGTAGATGCTTGAAAGATAAGAAGGGTGTTTTTTACATTGAGACCTCTTCTTGCTGACAGA
Proteins encoded in this region:
- a CDS encoding phospho-sugar mutase; translated protein: MSWKAEFTRWKEFQGLDEEMHTLLAEIEMDEPSIEEAFYKNLEFGTGGMRGIIGAGTNRMNVYTVRKASAGLAEYILEHGEEAKQRGVAIAFDSRHKSFEFALESAKTLATYGIQTYVFEELRPTPELSFAVRYLQAFAGIVITASHNPPEYNGYKVYGQDGAQLSPKEADRVIEKVNSIPNELHIQVEAVEALQAKGLLKMIGEEVDCSYIEHLKTIAEQPQIAKESDVKVVFTPLHGTGSMPVRKGLEALGYKHVMVVAEQKQPDPNFSTVQSPNPEEKAAFELAIRDGKAQQADLLIATDPDADRLGIAVKDLDGEYILLTGNQTGALLMDYILSQKKEKGQLPENGRVFKTIVTSELGRIVAESYGVSCEDVLTGFKFIGEKIEAYQQTGEYQFLFGYEESYGYLVADFARDKDAIQAAIVAVEACAYYKKQGKTLYEVLLDLYDCHGYYREGLTSLTLKGIEGANKIQAILSSFREQPPKEIAGRSVTIVEDYLTSVKTDVQTNQESVIELPASNVLKYFLDDQTWVCMRPSGTEPKIKFYFGVVSDTLESSDQKLQEVEQMVMEEINQML
- a CDS encoding YhdB family protein produces the protein MEYTDYDRALHYVHRSDWNNLIILMVRTNDHLLSKKIEHFLHARRFPNSYSKVEQTFYTLFHYIEHANSLNA